One Bombilactobacillus folatiphilus genomic window, TTTTAACATAAAGGATGTTAGCGGATAGCCAATGACAGAATGAATAACGAACATAGCGACGGGCAAAGCGATTAAAGAAGTTGCATGGACAGCCTTCAAGCCATCACTCATCAAAAGCGCGGCGACTAAACCACCTGTTAATGGCGGAATTGCTGCAATGACTGTACGCCAGCTAAATAGCCAAGTGCCAATAGTTAAAGTTAAAATAATGGTCCCTAGCACGCCTAATAAGGCAATACAAACAGCTTTCCATTGTTGTAATAATTCTTTTAGATTCATTAAGGTTCCTAAATGAACTAATAAAAGGGAAATACAGACACCGGAAAATGTTGGACCAAAACTGGCATCTGCAACGACGGTTTTGGGTAAAATAGTCCAATAACCGATTACAAAAAGCACTGCACTGACAAAAACGGATGGTATATATGATTTAGTTGCTGTAGAAACCCATTCGCCGATAAACATGAATAACATGACTACGGATAAAGAAATGACAAATTTCATAACGCTTCCCCCTATGTTAAAAATTAAAACAGATAAAATAATCTAATTTCTTCTAATAAATTATACTGCAAAAAATTAATTTGGCAATGATGACTTCAACAGGAAAAAGTGTTATTTTAATATGTAATCAACAAGTTAGATTTGATTTAGGAGATGTTTTTGATGAAAACTTTATTTAAAAATTCCAATTTATTCACGGGCACAACCAATGAAGTGATACCTAATGCTTGGTTTTTGATTGATGAGACTGGCAAAATAACGGCTAGTGGGACTAAAGAAAATGTGCCAACTGCCGATCAAGTGATTGACTTGGATGGTAAATATGTCATGCCAGGGTTGATTGATGTGCATACGCATGCCATGATGGATCCGGTTGGTAACGAAATGGAGTACTTATCAGAAACCGAGGCCACCGTGGCTTCTTTGCATAATTTCAAAGAATTATTAAAGGGTGGCGTTACCACGGCCAGAGAGTGTGGCAGTGTCTTTGATGTTGATATTAAATTAGCTAAAATGGCGGCCCAAGGTACTTATAGTTTTACTGCACCACAAATCATTCCATCGGGACGCCCAATGTCGATGACTGGTGGACATGGCGATTTTGTTGAAGGCTGGGATGGTAGTCAGACTTGGGGCTATTTAACGGATTCGCCTGATGAAATGCGTAAAGCCGTACGTACAGCCTTTAAATGGGGTGCAAAAAATATTAAGGTGATGGCGACAGGTGGTGTGATGTCAGCTACTGATCAGATTGATGATACTGAATTAAGTTTGGAAGAGCTTCAGGTTGCCGTTGAAGAAGCGCATTCTAAGCATATGACAGTTGCAGCACATGCAGAGGGCGCACGGGGAATTCATAATGCAGTTGTGGCGGGCGTGGACTCTGTTGAACATGGTTCGTATGTGACTGATGAAGATATTCAATTGATGATTGATAAAGGTATTTATTTAACACCAACTTTGATTGCTGGATATACTATTCCAAAATATGGTGACGGTAAATTACCCCAATATATGTTAGATAAAGCGCGTTCTTTTTTGGATACGTATTTTGAACGGGTTGGCGCAGCTATTAAAGCCGGTGTAAAAATTT contains:
- a CDS encoding metal-dependent hydrolase family protein, giving the protein MMKTLFKNSNLFTGTTNEVIPNAWFLIDETGKITASGTKENVPTADQVIDLDGKYVMPGLIDVHTHAMMDPVGNEMEYLSETEATVASLHNFKELLKGGVTTARECGSVFDVDIKLAKMAAQGTYSFTAPQIIPSGRPMSMTGGHGDFVEGWDGSQTWGYLTDSPDEMRKAVRTAFKWGAKNIKVMATGGVMSATDQIDDTELSLEELQVAVEEAHSKHMTVAAHAEGARGIHNAVVAGVDSVEHGSYVTDEDIQLMIDKGIYLTPTLIAGYTIPKYGDGKLPQYMLDKARSFLDTYFERVGAAIKAGVKISFGTDSGTPFNRFSEASKELELMVSVGATNYQALVAAGSSAAQLLKIDDEYGTLETGKYADFLVLDGNPLVDIKAVQQVDKAVYQHGNKVF